The Oxobacter pfennigii genome has a segment encoding these proteins:
- the dprA gene encoding DNA-processing protein DprA, protein MDNLLYYYWITTIKGISTRKIYKLLEYYGDIKSLWNTIPGELKDIPGMPETLAYNIINRRNENTLLKEIKEIKSKGIDIITVDSENYPENLKNIYEPPIVLYIKGSFKECRAYLGVVGSRKCSSFGKTITRNMAKGLAEYGIGIISGMARGIDTQAHFGALDSDGYTCAVVGCGLDIVYPPENKLLMKEIINRGAVVSEYVPGTQPYAYNFPERNRIISGLSDALLVVEAGEKSGALITVDFAIEQGKDVFAVPGSILSSISKGTNKLIKDGAKIVTDIDDILEEFKIDIKYNNINEEKLSEAEKMILSEIENAPVQADKLLHKMKLKIGEFNSVLTSLELKGIVKVLPGKYVIRIF, encoded by the coding sequence ATGGATAATCTTTTGTATTATTACTGGATAACCACTATAAAAGGAATAAGTACACGTAAAATATATAAGCTTTTAGAGTATTATGGGGATATTAAAAGCCTTTGGAATACTATTCCCGGTGAGTTAAAGGATATACCCGGAATGCCCGAAACCCTTGCTTATAATATAATCAATAGACGAAATGAAAATACATTATTAAAGGAAATAAAAGAAATAAAATCAAAAGGAATCGATATAATTACTGTAGACAGTGAAAATTATCCTGAAAATTTGAAGAATATATACGAGCCTCCCATTGTATTGTATATAAAGGGAAGCTTTAAAGAATGCAGGGCTTATTTGGGTGTCGTAGGCTCGAGAAAGTGCAGCTCCTTTGGAAAGACCATAACAAGAAACATGGCAAAGGGATTAGCAGAATACGGCATAGGTATAATAAGCGGCATGGCAAGAGGAATTGACACCCAGGCGCATTTTGGAGCACTGGATTCTGATGGCTACACCTGCGCTGTTGTAGGCTGCGGATTAGATATAGTTTATCCTCCCGAAAATAAACTATTAATGAAGGAAATTATTAATAGGGGCGCCGTTGTATCGGAATATGTACCGGGAACACAGCCTTATGCCTATAATTTTCCCGAGAGAAACAGGATAATAAGCGGTTTATCCGATGCTTTGCTGGTGGTGGAAGCAGGAGAAAAGAGCGGTGCATTGATTACCGTTGACTTTGCAATCGAACAGGGCAAGGATGTATTTGCCGTGCCCGGCTCCATTTTATCCTCAATATCTAAGGGCACAAACAAACTCATAAAGGACGGAGCTAAAATAGTTACTGATATAGATGATATATTGGAGGAATTTAAAATAGATATAAAGTACAATAATATAAATGAAGAAAAATTAAGTGAAGCTGAGAAAATGATACTAAGTGAAATAGAAAATGCACCAGTGCAAGCCGACAAACTGCTACATAAAATGAAGCTTAAGATAGGTGAGTTTAATTCTGTTTTAACTTCTTTAGAACTTAAGGGCATTGTAAAAGTGCTTCCCGGAAAATACGTAATAAGAATATTTTAA
- the topA gene encoding type I DNA topoisomerase, which translates to MASTFVIVESPAKAKTIGKLLGKKYIVEASMGHVRDLPKSQFGVDIEKNFLPKYITIRGKGQIIDNLKKQAKKSDKVLLATDPDREGEAISWHLANLLGVDEDKPCRIEFHEITKNAILDSLKHPRAINKSLVDSQQARRVLDRLVGYQISPILWRKIKWGLSAGRVQSVVVKLICDRENEILSFVPEEYWSITAKLNKANSRENFEARFHGDEKGKIQINNKEECENIIKGIKNGQFVVKKVKKSEKKRYPSPPFTTSSLQQEAYKNLGYSTKRTMMIAQQLYEGIEIKGHGTIGLITYMRTDSTKISDEAQSQAREIIEKEYGKKYMPETPKQYKSKKGAQEAHEAIRPTYSTIHPDSIKGSLKDEQYKLYKLIWNRFISSQMSEAVMDTVAVDIENNGYIFKANGSKVKFQGFMAVYAVADEEDEENTNIPELTENETLKLKKLEDKQHFTQPPPRYTEATLVKTLEENGIGRPSTYAPIISTVIDRNYVEREKKNLRPTELGRVVNDIMSQYFTRVVNVEFTADMERQLDDIEEGEKEWVHVVEEFYDSFAPELKQAEEEIDKIMIVEEPEVTDIKCEKCGRFMVIKKGRFGKFLACPGYPECKHTKPLLEELDVSCPRCGGNIIVRRTKKGRKFYGCKNYPACNFMSWDEPAKEKCPKCGSMMVKNFAKGKGARLICLDENCKNEIPLESAKTDEESNDL; encoded by the coding sequence ATGGCTAGTACTTTTGTAATTGTGGAGTCGCCGGCTAAAGCCAAGACAATAGGTAAACTCTTGGGCAAGAAATATATCGTCGAAGCCTCCATGGGACATGTAAGGGATTTGCCAAAAAGCCAGTTTGGTGTTGATATAGAGAAAAATTTCTTACCTAAATATATAACCATAAGAGGAAAAGGGCAGATAATAGACAATCTGAAGAAACAGGCGAAGAAAAGCGACAAGGTGCTTTTGGCGACTGACCCTGACAGGGAAGGTGAAGCCATATCCTGGCATCTTGCCAATCTTTTGGGTGTTGATGAAGACAAACCTTGCAGAATAGAGTTCCATGAGATCACAAAGAATGCAATTCTGGATTCCTTAAAACATCCAAGGGCTATAAATAAGAGCCTGGTGGACTCGCAGCAGGCAAGAAGAGTTTTAGACAGACTGGTGGGATATCAGATAAGTCCTATACTGTGGAGAAAAATAAAATGGGGATTAAGCGCAGGAAGGGTACAGTCTGTCGTTGTAAAGCTCATTTGTGACAGGGAGAATGAAATATTAAGCTTTGTTCCCGAGGAATATTGGAGCATTACCGCAAAATTAAATAAGGCAAATTCAAGGGAAAACTTTGAAGCCAGGTTTCATGGTGATGAAAAAGGGAAAATACAGATAAACAATAAAGAAGAATGTGAAAATATCATAAAGGGTATAAAAAACGGGCAATTTGTGGTAAAGAAGGTTAAAAAGAGTGAGAAGAAGAGGTACCCCTCTCCCCCCTTTACAACGAGCTCACTGCAGCAGGAGGCCTATAAGAATTTAGGCTATTCGACCAAGAGGACCATGATGATAGCCCAGCAATTGTATGAAGGCATAGAAATAAAAGGCCATGGTACCATAGGTTTAATTACATATATGAGGACGGATTCCACGAAAATATCCGATGAAGCTCAAAGTCAGGCACGAGAAATTATAGAAAAGGAATACGGAAAGAAATATATGCCCGAGACTCCCAAGCAATATAAATCCAAAAAGGGGGCTCAGGAAGCCCATGAGGCAATAAGGCCTACATATTCCACAATTCATCCTGACAGCATAAAAGGTTCATTAAAGGATGAGCAATATAAATTATATAAGCTTATATGGAACAGGTTTATTTCAAGCCAGATGTCAGAAGCCGTAATGGATACGGTAGCAGTGGATATAGAAAATAACGGCTACATTTTCAAAGCCAACGGAAGCAAAGTAAAATTCCAGGGCTTTATGGCTGTATATGCAGTTGCTGATGAAGAAGACGAAGAAAATACAAATATACCAGAATTAACAGAAAATGAAACCCTGAAATTAAAAAAACTGGAGGATAAACAGCATTTCACCCAGCCGCCTCCAAGATACACCGAAGCTACACTTGTTAAAACATTGGAGGAAAACGGCATAGGAAGGCCCAGCACTTACGCTCCCATTATATCTACTGTTATAGACAGAAATTACGTGGAGAGAGAAAAGAAGAATTTAAGGCCGACAGAGCTGGGCAGAGTGGTAAACGATATCATGAGCCAGTATTTTACCCGCGTAGTAAATGTAGAGTTTACCGCCGATATGGAAAGACAGTTGGATGATATTGAAGAGGGAGAGAAGGAGTGGGTTCACGTTGTGGAGGAATTTTATGATTCCTTTGCTCCCGAATTAAAGCAGGCTGAAGAGGAAATCGACAAGATAATGATAGTCGAGGAACCTGAGGTTACAGATATAAAATGTGAAAAGTGCGGAAGATTTATGGTAATTAAGAAAGGCCGCTTCGGTAAATTCCTTGCATGCCCGGGATATCCCGAATGTAAGCATACAAAGCCTCTTTTAGAAGAACTTGATGTATCATGTCCGAGGTGCGGCGGTAATATAATTGTAAGAAGAACTAAAAAAGGAAGGAAGTTTTACGGTTGCAAAAACTACCCGGCATGCAATTTTATGTCATGGGATGAACCTGCAAAAGAGAAGTGCCCTAAATGCGGCAGCATGATGGTCAAAAATTTTGCTAAAGGCAAAGGAGCAAGGCTTATTTGCTTAGACGAAAATTGCAAGAATGAAATACCGCTGGAATCAGCCAAAACAGATGAAGAGAGCAACGATTTATAG
- a CDS encoding ribonuclease HII, translating to MDIAKLTIKEITTHIENSDAERRKELIEILKMDTRSAVQNLLIKLSKKEDRDRKEIERLEIMKSFEYQYIKRGARYIAGIDEVGRGPLAGPVYASAVILPIECVIKGINDSKKLSPQKRSLLYEEIKEKAVCYSTGYCDEKTIDEVNILKATFKAMKQAVEGLSIKPDVLLIDAVKIPDVDIFQVPIIKGDAKSFSIAAASIVAKVERDTVMDKYHELFPHYNFISNKGYGTQDHIDAIKKHGPCNIHRRSFIGSFV from the coding sequence ATGGACATTGCAAAATTGACTATCAAAGAAATAACTACGCATATTGAAAATTCCGATGCTGAGAGAAGAAAAGAATTAATTGAAATATTGAAAATGGATACCAGAAGTGCGGTACAGAATTTATTAATCAAGCTTTCTAAAAAAGAAGACAGGGACAGAAAAGAAATTGAAAGACTTGAAATCATGAAAAGTTTTGAATACCAATACATAAAAAGGGGAGCAAGATATATTGCAGGCATAGACGAGGTGGGACGAGGCCCTTTAGCCGGGCCAGTATATGCATCGGCGGTAATTCTCCCAATCGAATGTGTTATAAAAGGGATAAATGATTCTAAAAAATTATCCCCCCAAAAACGCAGCCTATTATACGAAGAAATAAAGGAGAAGGCTGTATGCTATTCCACAGGCTATTGTGATGAAAAAACAATTGATGAAGTAAATATATTAAAAGCCACCTTCAAAGCAATGAAACAAGCCGTAGAAGGATTAAGTATAAAACCTGATGTGCTATTGATAGATGCTGTAAAAATACCTGATGTTGATATTTTTCAGGTACCCATCATAAAGGGGGATGCTAAATCCTTTTCCATTGCAGCCGCTTCCATAGTAGCAAAGGTGGAGCGTGACACTGTAATGGATAAATACCATGAATTATTTCCTCATTATAATTTCATAAGCAACAAGGGCTATGGTACCCAAGACCACATAGATGCCATAAAAAAACATGGTCCATGCAATATACATAGAAGGTCCTTTATAGGCTCCTTTGTTTAA
- the trmD gene encoding tRNA (guanosine(37)-N1)-methyltransferase TrmD, translating into MVIDILTLFPEMFSPLEYSIIKRARDKDIIKINLYNIRDFTLDKHNRVDDYPYGGGSGMVMMADPIYRAMEHICRDKIKKPRTILMTPGGEKFNQGTAKELAKEEELIFICGHYEGIDERIMTLIDCQVSIGDYVITGGELAAMVVIDSVSRMVPGVLSSKESYEEESFFDGLLEYPQYTRPEIYRDMKVPEVLLSGHHENVNKWRRYQSLKKTYRLRPDLIDYGKLSDKDKKMLLDIENEEQDI; encoded by the coding sequence ATGGTAATAGATATATTGACATTGTTTCCGGAAATGTTTTCACCATTAGAATACAGTATAATAAAAAGAGCCAGGGATAAAGATATAATCAAAATAAATTTATACAATATCCGGGACTTTACATTGGATAAGCACAACAGGGTGGACGACTACCCCTACGGCGGAGGCTCGGGAATGGTGATGATGGCCGACCCCATTTACCGTGCCATGGAACATATTTGCAGGGATAAAATAAAAAAGCCCCGAACCATATTGATGACTCCCGGAGGGGAAAAATTTAACCAAGGCACCGCAAAGGAATTGGCAAAAGAGGAAGAGCTTATATTTATATGCGGACATTATGAAGGAATTGATGAGAGAATTATGACTTTGATTGACTGCCAAGTTTCCATAGGTGATTATGTAATAACCGGCGGAGAGCTGGCAGCAATGGTTGTAATAGACAGCGTGTCCAGAATGGTACCCGGGGTTTTAAGCTCAAAGGAGAGCTATGAGGAGGAGTCCTTTTTTGACGGACTCTTAGAATATCCTCAATACACCCGCCCGGAAATTTACAGAGACATGAAGGTGCCGGAAGTATTATTAAGCGGCCATCATGAAAACGTTAATAAATGGAGAAGGTATCAATCGCTCAAGAAAACTTACAGATTAAGGCCGGATTTAATAGATTACGGCAAGCTTTCAGATAAAGATAAAAAGATGCTTTTGGATATAGAAAATGAAGAGCAGGATATTTAG
- the rimM gene encoding ribosome maturation factor RimM (Essential for efficient processing of 16S rRNA), translating to MVEYMRIGKIVNTQGIKGEVRVIPLTEDINRFDDLNFVFLDDEKLVKLEIEQVKYHKNFVLIKFMGYDDMSKSETLKDNYILIDRANAIKLPKGSYFVSDLINLSVYEKDVFLGKIIDILTTGSNDVYIVKDKDREILIPALKSVVKEININEGKMEVELPEGLME from the coding sequence TTGGTAGAATACATGAGAATAGGCAAAATTGTAAATACTCAGGGAATAAAAGGGGAAGTAAGAGTTATACCTCTTACAGAGGATATTAACCGCTTTGATGATTTGAATTTTGTCTTTTTGGATGATGAAAAGCTTGTTAAGCTTGAAATTGAGCAAGTAAAATATCATAAGAATTTCGTACTGATAAAATTCATGGGCTATGATGATATGAGCAAGTCAGAAACACTTAAGGATAATTATATTTTAATTGACAGGGCCAATGCCATAAAGCTTCCTAAAGGGAGCTATTTCGTATCAGATCTCATAAACTTGTCTGTCTATGAAAAGGATGTTTTTTTAGGAAAGATAATAGATATTCTTACAACGGGAAGCAATGATGTATACATTGTAAAGGACAAAGATAGGGAAATACTTATACCTGCCTTAAAATCCGTTGTAAAGGAGATTAATATAAATGAAGGAAAAATGGAAGTAGAGCTTCCGGAAGGATTGATGGAATAA
- a CDS encoding KH domain-containing protein, with product MRELVEIIAKSLVDSPDEVQVSEIAGEQSVILELRVAPDDMGKVIGKQGRIAKAIRTVVKAAATKENKRVVVEII from the coding sequence TTGAGAGAACTAGTTGAAATAATAGCAAAATCTCTTGTTGACAGCCCTGACGAGGTCCAAGTTAGTGAGATTGCCGGGGAACAGTCTGTTATTCTTGAGCTCAGGGTTGCGCCGGATGATATGGGAAAAGTAATAGGCAAACAGGGCAGAATTGCTAAAGCAATAAGGACTGTCGTAAAAGCTGCTGCAACCAAGGAAAACAAGAGGGTTGTGGTGGAAATAATATAG
- a CDS encoding type II toxin-antitoxin system HicB family antitoxin, translated as MSNFIHYRDYIGSVEFSEEGEIFHGKVIGIKDLISFEGDSVKSLIEDFHNAVDEYLEFCEQNGKLPEKPFKGTFNVRIQPELHRKAVLAASARGISLNAFVEDAIRHNVN; from the coding sequence ATGAGCAATTTTATTCATTATCGTGATTATATCGGCAGCGTCGAGTTTTCCGAAGAAGGCGAAATATTTCACGGAAAAGTCATCGGCATAAAAGATTTAATTTCATTCGAGGGTGACAGTGTTAAATCTCTTATTGAAGACTTTCACAATGCCGTTGATGAATATTTGGAGTTTTGCGAACAAAATGGCAAATTGCCGGAAAAACCCTTCAAAGGTACCTTTAATGTTCGTATTCAACCCGAATTACATCGAAAAGCAGTCCTCGCAGCTTCTGCACGCGGTATTTCTCTCAATGCTTTTGTTGAGGATGCTATTCGGCACAATGTAAATTAA
- a CDS encoding YraN family protein, whose protein sequence is MISKREKGNLGETAALNYLIQNGYVILEKNFSTKYGEIDIIARDNDYIAFIEVKTRRDEKWGLPSEAVTLNKQCRIARMAMLYIAKKRLNDENFRFDVVEVILSDNEVKYLRLIKDAFQIDFTM, encoded by the coding sequence ATGATTTCTAAAAGGGAAAAAGGAAATCTTGGCGAAACTGCAGCTCTTAACTATCTTATACAAAACGGCTATGTAATACTTGAAAAAAATTTCAGTACTAAATACGGAGAAATTGATATAATTGCCCGTGATAATGACTATATTGCTTTTATAGAGGTAAAAACCAGAAGGGACGAAAAATGGGGTTTGCCCAGCGAAGCTGTGACCTTAAACAAGCAGTGCCGCATTGCCAGAATGGCTATGCTCTACATTGCAAAAAAAAGGCTCAATGACGAAAATTTCAGATTTGACGTTGTGGAAGTAATTTTAAGCGACAATGAAGTAAAGTATTTAAGACTCATAAAAGACGCTTTTCAGATAGATTTCACTATGTAA
- a CDS encoding type II toxin-antitoxin system HicA family toxin, translated as MSKKEKLVERLLSKPKDFTCEELVTLLGYFEYKQVNLGKTSGSRIAFSNSDKDYIRLHKPHPTNILKPYQVEDVITALKERGLL; from the coding sequence TTGAGTAAAAAAGAAAAACTGGTAGAGCGCCTATTATCAAAACCAAAAGACTTTACTTGTGAAGAATTAGTTACTCTACTCGGTTATTTTGAATATAAACAAGTGAATCTTGGCAAAACCAGCGGTTCTAGAATTGCTTTTTCTAATAGTGATAAGGATTATATCCGTCTTCACAAGCCTCATCCGACAAATATACTTAAACCATATCAGGTGGAAGATGTTATAACAGCTTTAAAAGAAAGGGGATTGTTATGA
- the hslV gene encoding ATP-dependent protease subunit HslV produces the protein MFKATTIVAIKSGNKGAIAGDGQVTFGENTIMKNTAKKVRRIFNDRVLVGFAGSVADAMTLSEKFEEKLEQHSGNLQRAAVELAQDWRMDNIMRKLEALMIALNDEHILIISGSGEVIEPDDGIAAVGSGGMFALAAARALKENTELTPTEIVNKSLKIAASICVYTNDNIISHEL, from the coding sequence ATGTTTAAAGCTACTACCATAGTGGCAATCAAATCCGGAAACAAAGGAGCAATTGCAGGCGATGGTCAGGTGACCTTCGGAGAGAATACTATAATGAAAAATACTGCAAAAAAAGTCAGGAGGATATTTAACGATAGAGTGCTGGTTGGATTTGCAGGGTCGGTAGCTGACGCTATGACATTATCGGAAAAATTTGAGGAAAAGCTGGAACAGCACAGCGGAAATCTTCAAAGAGCCGCAGTGGAATTAGCTCAGGACTGGCGCATGGACAACATTATGAGAAAACTTGAAGCCCTTATGATAGCATTAAACGACGAACACATATTGATAATATCCGGAAGCGGAGAAGTAATCGAACCCGACGACGGAATAGCTGCAGTCGGCTCAGGTGGCATGTTCGCACTTGCAGCAGCTAGAGCATTAAAGGAAAATACAGAATTGACTCCAACTGAGATAGTCAATAAGTCATTGAAGATTGCGGCTTCTATATGTGTTTATACAAATGACAATATTATTAGTCATGAATTGTAA
- a CDS encoding YifB family Mg chelatase-like AAA ATPase, whose protein sequence is MISKVYTCALMGINGLIIEVETDISNGLPGFTIVGLPDAAVKESKERVRSSIRNSGYNYPVKKITVNLAPADVRKIGPCYDLPIAIGILASTGQVLMSDISDYVFLGELSLDGRVKPVNGVLCMAAEAERKGYKKIIVPFKNANEAAIVKGIEIYPVSTLKEAIEILNNPTGCLPYEPEKNIYNSQLRFYDDFLDIKGQESAKRALEIAAAGGHNIVMIGPPGSGKTMLAQRLPGILPDMSREEAIEITKIYSITGYLDPENGIVDNRPFRSPHHTITSISLVGGGKVPRPGEVSLAHNGVLFLDELPEFHRDALEVLRQPIEDGRVNVSRVNGSLTFPSSFMLIASMNPCPCGFFNDPVRECTCNPVSIRKYLGKISGPLLDRIDIHIEVYPVKYDDLETEAAGESSDIIRKRVNEARKRQLKRYKDYNIYCNAQLSAAMIKKYCKINDESKKMMKSVFERLGLSARAYNKILKVARTIADIEGEENINTSHIAEAIQYRSMDRKYWESGM, encoded by the coding sequence ATGATAAGCAAAGTGTATACCTGCGCCCTTATGGGAATTAACGGGCTCATTATTGAAGTGGAAACAGATATATCAAACGGCTTGCCGGGCTTTACCATTGTGGGATTGCCGGATGCTGCCGTAAAGGAATCAAAAGAGAGGGTTAGATCATCAATCAGAAATTCCGGTTATAACTATCCGGTAAAGAAAATAACGGTGAACCTTGCACCGGCTGATGTCAGAAAAATAGGTCCATGCTATGACCTGCCAATTGCCATAGGCATATTGGCATCAACGGGCCAGGTATTGATGTCTGATATAAGCGATTATGTATTCCTAGGAGAGCTGTCATTAGACGGCAGGGTAAAGCCGGTAAACGGTGTTCTATGCATGGCTGCTGAGGCTGAGAGAAAGGGCTATAAAAAAATAATAGTGCCTTTTAAAAATGCCAACGAAGCGGCTATTGTAAAAGGGATTGAAATTTATCCCGTTTCAACTCTTAAAGAAGCCATAGAAATTTTAAATAATCCAACGGGATGCCTGCCTTATGAACCTGAGAAAAATATCTATAATTCACAGCTTAGGTTTTATGATGATTTTTTGGATATAAAGGGTCAGGAAAGCGCAAAGCGGGCCCTTGAGATCGCTGCAGCCGGTGGGCACAATATTGTAATGATTGGACCGCCGGGCTCGGGAAAAACAATGCTGGCTCAAAGGCTTCCGGGAATACTTCCCGATATGTCAAGGGAAGAAGCTATTGAAATAACTAAAATCTACAGTATAACCGGGTACCTTGACCCGGAAAACGGAATTGTCGATAACAGGCCCTTTCGCTCTCCCCACCATACCATAACTTCAATTTCCTTGGTAGGTGGAGGTAAGGTTCCGCGTCCGGGAGAAGTATCTTTAGCACATAACGGCGTGCTTTTTTTAGATGAGCTTCCGGAGTTTCACAGAGATGCACTGGAGGTATTAAGGCAGCCTATCGAAGATGGCAGGGTAAATGTATCAAGGGTGAACGGAAGTTTAACATTCCCTTCATCATTTATGCTGATAGCGTCTATGAATCCCTGTCCCTGCGGCTTTTTTAATGATCCTGTAAGGGAGTGCACCTGCAATCCTGTGTCTATAAGAAAATACTTAGGGAAGATTTCGGGTCCCCTTTTGGACAGGATAGATATACATATTGAAGTATACCCCGTAAAATATGATGATTTGGAAACAGAAGCAGCAGGAGAGAGCTCTGATATAATACGCAAAAGGGTAAATGAGGCAAGAAAGAGGCAGCTTAAGAGGTATAAGGACTATAATATTTACTGCAATGCACAATTAAGCGCTGCTATGATAAAGAAATACTGCAAAATAAACGATGAATCAAAGAAAATGATGAAGTCGGTATTTGAAAGATTGGGCTTAAGCGCCCGGGCATATAATAAAATACTCAAAGTTGCGAGAACTATTGCGGATATTGAAGGTGAAGAAAATATTAATACCAGCCATATAGCAGAAGCTATACAGTACAGGAGCATGGATAGAAAATACTGGGAGAGCGGTATGTAA
- the ylqF gene encoding ribosome biogenesis GTPase YlqF — translation MNIQWYPGHMTKAKRQMAESLKQVELVIELLDARIPKSSKNPDIDSICGNKPRIVLLNKSDLADSNINKQWINYYKNLNLQCLEINSLTGSGQKELTKAINDMFQERNARLKAKGIISKPVRALIAGIPNVGKSSLINRLAGKASTKTGDRPGVTKGKQWIKIGSNLELMDTPGILWPKFEDEEVGFNLAFTGAIRDEIMDIIEISIKFIEKIKLISPDSLKSRYKLDDLEGEEADILDKIGKNRGCIIQGGQVDRERTANIILDEYRGGKLGRISLEMP, via the coding sequence ATGAACATACAATGGTATCCCGGTCATATGACAAAAGCAAAGCGCCAAATGGCGGAATCCTTAAAGCAGGTGGAACTGGTAATTGAATTACTGGACGCAAGAATACCAAAGAGCAGCAAAAATCCGGACATTGACAGCATATGCGGCAATAAGCCAAGGATTGTACTTTTAAATAAAAGCGATTTGGCCGACAGTAATATAAATAAGCAGTGGATTAACTATTATAAAAACCTTAATCTTCAATGCCTGGAGATTAATTCACTTACAGGCAGCGGGCAAAAAGAACTGACCAAAGCCATAAATGATATGTTTCAGGAAAGAAATGCACGATTAAAGGCAAAGGGTATTATTTCAAAGCCTGTAAGAGCCTTGATTGCAGGAATCCCAAACGTGGGAAAGTCCTCCCTTATAAACCGCCTGGCGGGAAAAGCCAGCACCAAGACAGGGGATAGGCCGGGGGTTACCAAAGGAAAGCAGTGGATAAAAATAGGCAGTAATCTTGAACTTATGGATACTCCGGGAATATTATGGCCTAAGTTTGAGGATGAGGAAGTGGGCTTTAACCTGGCATTTACAGGAGCCATAAGGGATGAAATTATGGATATTATCGAAATATCCATAAAATTCATTGAAAAGATTAAACTGATCTCTCCAGATAGTTTGAAATCAAGATACAAGCTTGATGATTTGGAAGGGGAAGAAGCGGACATTTTAGATAAAATCGGAAAAAACAGAGGCTGCATAATACAGGGCGGACAGGTGGACCGTGAGAGAACCGCCAACATAATATTGGATGAGTACAGAGGAGGAAAGCTAGGCAGGATATCTTTGGAGATGCCTTAA
- the rpsP gene encoding 30S ribosomal protein S16 — protein sequence MAVKIRLRRMGAKKAPFYRVVVADSRFPRDGRFIEELGYYNPITEPATINIDGEKAKDWLKKGAQPSDTVKSLLKRAGIIDTNV from the coding sequence GTGGCAGTTAAGATAAGACTTAGAAGAATGGGAGCTAAAAAGGCGCCTTTTTACAGGGTGGTTGTAGCAGATTCAAGATTCCCAAGGGATGGAAGATTCATTGAAGAATTAGGATACTATAACCCAATTACAGAGCCTGCAACTATCAACATAGATGGAGAAAAGGCAAAGGATTGGCTTAAAAAGGGTGCACAGCCGTCTGATACCGTTAAGAGCTTATTAAAGAGAGCCGGTATTATAGATACAAACGTATAA
- the rplS gene encoding 50S ribosomal protein L19: protein MDLIREIEAQQLKTDIPEFAIGDSVKVSLKVKEGNRERIQVFDGTVIKKQNGGLRETFTVRKISYGVGVEKTFPIHSPIIQGIEVTRRGKARRAKLYYLRERVGKSAKVKEKVFR, encoded by the coding sequence ATGGATTTAATCAGAGAAATCGAAGCTCAGCAGCTTAAGACAGATATCCCTGAATTTGCTATTGGAGACTCCGTAAAAGTAAGCCTTAAAGTAAAGGAAGGTAACAGGGAAAGAATTCAGGTATTCGACGGCACTGTTATTAAGAAACAGAACGGCGGATTAAGAGAAACTTTCACTGTAAGAAAAATATCCTACGGAGTAGGTGTGGAAAAAACTTTTCCAATTCACTCTCCCATTATACAGGGTATTGAAGTTACAAGAAGAGGTAAAGCAAGAAGAGCCAAACTCTACTACTTGAGAGAAAGAGTTGGAAAGTCTGCTAAAGTTAAAGAAAAGGTATTCAGATAA